A window of the Brassica oleracea var. oleracea cultivar TO1000 chromosome C1, BOL, whole genome shotgun sequence genome harbors these coding sequences:
- the LOC106301052 gene encoding sugar transport protein 10-like, whose protein sequence is MAGGAFVSEGGNGGRDYEGGVTVFVVITCMVAAMGGLLFGYDLGISGGVTSMDEFLSKFFPQLEKQRVKAKHETAYCKFDDQKLQLFTSSLYLAALVASFVASVVTRKYGRKVSMFTGGLAFLTGALINAFAINVTMLIIGRLLLGVGVGFANQSTPVYLSEMAPAKIRGALNICFQVAITSGILVANLINYGTSNSAKNGWRVSLGLAAVPAILMVIGSFFLPDTPNSMLERGKYEEAKQMLKKVRGTENVDHEFQDIRDACEAAKKVEHPWKNIRQSKYRPALVFCSAIPFFQQITGINVIMFYAPVLFKTLGFGDDAALMSAVITGVVNVLATFVSLYSVDRFGRRFLFLEGGIQMFICQILVGSFIGLKFGTTGTGTLTPATADWILVFICVYVAGFAWSWGPLGWLVPSEICPLEIRPAGQAINVSVNMFFTFLIGQFFLTMLCHMKFGLFYFFAGMVAIMTIFVYFLFPETRGVPIEEMGRIWKQHWFWKNYIPDDAVIGGHDEN, encoded by the exons ATGGCAGGAGGAGCTTTTGTGTCAGAAGGAGGAAATGGTGGAAGAGATTATGAAGGAGGAGTCACAGTTTTCGTTGTCATAACATGTATGGTTGCAGCCATGGGAGGTCTCCTCTTTGGTTATGACCTTGGAATCTCAGGAGGTGTGACATCAATGGATGAGTTTCTTAGCAAGTTCTTCCCACAATTAGAGAAGCAGAGGGTAAAGGCGAAGCACGAGACGGCTTACTGCAAATTTGATGACCAAAAGCTCCAATTGTTTACTTCTTCTCTCTACTTAGCAGCTTTGGTAGCTTCCTTTGTGGCTTCGGTTGTTACTAGGAAGTATGGACGAAAGGTTTCCATGTTTACCGGTGGACTTGCTTTCCTCACCGGTGCACTGATCAACGCCTTTGCCATTAATGTCACAATGCTCATCATCGGTAGACTTTTGCTCGGTGTAGGTGTGGGATTTGCTAATCAG TCTACTCCGGTTTACCTCTCGGAAATGGCTCCAGCAAAGATAAGAGGAGCGCTAAACATTTGTTTCCAGGTGGCTATTACGTCTGGAATCTTGGTGGCGAATCTGATCAACTATGGAACATCTAATAGCGCTAAAAATGGGTGGAGGGTTTCTTTAGGTTTAGCAGCTGTTCCAGCAATTCTTATGGTGATCGGATCATTCTTTTTGCCCGATACACCAAACTCAATGCTTGAGAGAGGCAAATACGAGGAAGCAAAACAAATGTTGAAGAAAGTACGAGGAACGGAAAACGTTGACCATGAGTTTCAAGATATACGCGATGCATGTGAAGCTGCTAAAAAGGTAGAACATCCATGGAAAAACATCAGACAGAGCAAATACAGACCGGCTTTAGTCTTCTGCTCGGCCATTCCCTTTTTCCAGCAGATTACTGGAATTAATGTCATTATGTTCTACGCTCCTGTTCTCTTCAAGACTCTTGGTTTTGGAGATGATGCTGCTCTTATGTCGGCTGTAATAACCGGTGTAGTTAACGTGCTCGCGACCTTTGTCTCCCTATACTCGGTTGATAGATTTGGAAGAAGGTTTCTTTTCCTTGAAGGTGGCATTCAAATGTTCATATGTCAG ATTCTTGTTGGTTCATTTATCGGTTTAAAATTCGGAACCACGGGAACCGGAACCTTGACACCCGCAACAGCAGACTGGATTCTTGTTTTCATATGCGTGTACGTTGCTGGATTTGCATGGTCATGGGGTCCATTGGGTTGGTTAGTACCCAGTGAGATCTGTCCATTGGAAATCAGACCAGCTGGACAAGCCATCAACGTCTCAGTCAACATGTTCTTCACTTTCCTCATCGGTCAATTCTTCTTGACAATGCTTTGTCACATGAAGTTTGGTCTCTTCTACTTCTTTGCAGGCATGGTTGCCATCATGACCATCTTCGTCTACTTTTTGTTTCCGGAGACCAGAGGTGTTCCCATTGAAGAGATGGGAAGAATTTGGAAGCAACATTGGTTCTGGAAAAATTACATTCCAGATGATGCAGTTATTGGTGGACATGATGAAAACTAA
- the LOC106316742 gene encoding sugar transport protein 4-like isoform X2, whose translation MAGGFVSQTPGVRNYNYKLTPKVFVTCFIGAFGGLIFGYDLGISGGVTQMEPFLEEFFPDVHRKMKSAHQNEYCRFDSQLLTLFTSSLYLAALVSSLFASTITRVFGRKWSMFLGGFTFFVGSAFNGFAQNIAMLLIGRILLGFGVGFANQSVPVYLSEMAPPNLRGAFNNGFQVAIIFGIVVATIINYFTAQLKGNIGWRISLGLACVPAMMIMIGALILPDTPNSLIERGFTDKAKQMLQSIRGTNEVDEEFQDLTDASEESKQVKHPWKNILLPRYRPQLIITCFIPFFQQLTGINVITFYAPVLFQTLGFGSKASLLSAMVTGIIELLCTFVSVFTVDRFGRRVLFLQGGIQMLISQIAIGVMIGVKFGTVGTGNIGKTDANLIVALICIYVAGFAWSWGPLGWLVPSEISPLEIRSAAQAINVAVNMFFTFLVAQLFLTMLCHMKFGLFFFFAVFVFIMTIFIYLMLPETKNVPIEEMNRVWKAHWFWGRFIPDEAVGVSAAEMQQKSV comes from the exons ATGGCCGGAGGGTTCGTCAGTCAAACGCCGGGAGTTCGTAATTATAATTACAAACTGACACCGAAAGTGTTCGTAACATGTTTCATCGGTGCCTTTGGTGGTCTCATCTTCGGATACGATCTCGGGATCTCAG GAGGGGTAACCCAAATGGAGCCCTTCTTGGAAGAGTTTTTCCCTGACGTGCACAGGAAGATGAAGAGCGCACACCAGAACGAGTACTGTCGTTTCGATAGTCAGCTCCTCACTCTCTTCACTTCATCTCTCTATTTAGCGGCTTTGGTCTCTTCCTTGTTCGCCTCCACTATAACCAGAGTTTTCGGAAGGAAATGGTCCATGTTCCTCGGTGGTTTCACCTTCTTCGTCGGCTCTGCTTTCAATGGCTTTGCCCAAAACATTGCCATGCTTCTCATCGGTCGTATTCTACTGGGTTTCGGTGTCGGATTCGCCAACCAA TCTGTTCCGGTTTATCTCTCGGAAATGGCTCCTCCGAATCTAAGAGGAGCGTTCAACAATGGGTTTCAAGTAGCGATTATATTCGGTATCGTTGTTGCAACCATCATCAACTACTTCACTGCACAGCTGAAAGGCAACATCGGATGGAGAATCTCACTAGGGTTAGCTTGTGTCCCTGCAATGATGATCATGATCGGAGCTTTGATCCTTCCCGACACGCCGAACTCGCTCATCGAACGTGGCTTCACCGACAAGGCCAAGCAAATGCTTCAATCTATCCGAGGAACAAATGAAGTTGATGAAGAGTTTCAAGATCTCACTGATGCGAGTGAGGAGTCTAAGCAAGTGAAACACCCGTGGAAGAACATCTTGCTCCCTCGTTACAGACCACAATTGATCATAACTTGCTTCATTCCTTTCTTCCAGCAGCTTACCGGAATCAATGTCATTACATTTTATGCGCCTGTTCTGTTCCAAACCCTAGGGTTCGGTAGCAAAGCCTCGCTCTTATCGGCTATGGTTACGGGAATCATCGAGCTCTTGTGTACCTTCGTCTCTGTTTTCACTGTGGATAGGTTTGGAAGAAGAGTCTTGTTCCTCCAGGGAGGTATCCAGATGCTTATCTCTCAG ATTGCTATTGGTGTCATGATAGGAGTCAAATTTGGAACGGTTGGAACAGGGAACATAGGGAAAACAGATGCTAATCTGATCGTGGCACTGATCTGTATCTATGTAGCCGGTTTCGCCTGGTCATGGGGACCGTTGGGATGGCTGGTACCTAGTGAGATATCTCCACTAGAGATCCGATCCGCAGCTCAAGCCATAAACGTAGCGGTCAAC ATGTTCTTCACATTCCTTGTAGCTCAGCTATTCCTTACAATGCTCTGTCACATGAAGTTCGGACTATTCTTCTTCTTCGCGGTGTTTGTCTTCATAATGACGATATTTATCTACTTGATGTTGCCTGAGACGAAGAATGTACCAATAGAAGAGATGAACAGAGTGTGGAAAGCGCACTGGTTCTGGGGAAGGTTTATACCTGATGAAGCTGTTGGTGTTAGCGCTGCTGAGATGCAACAAAAGTCTGTATGA
- the LOC106316742 gene encoding sugar transport protein 4-like isoform X1: MAGGFVSQTPGVRNYNYKLTPKVFVTCFIGAFGGLIFGYDLGISGGVTQMEPFLEEFFPDVHRKMKSAHQNEYCRFDSQLLTLFTSSLYLAALVSSLFASTITRVFGRKWSMFLGGFTFFVGSAFNGFAQNIAMLLIGRILLGFGVGFANQSVPVYLSEMAPPNLRGAFNNGFQVAIIFGIVVATIINYFTAQLKGNIGWRISLGLACVPAMMIMIGALILPDTPNSLIERGFTDKAKQMLQSIRGTNEVDEEFQDLTDASEESKQVKHPWKNILLPRYRPQLIITCFIPFFQQLTGINVITFYAPVLFQTLGFGSKASLLSAMVTGIIELLCTFVSVFTVDRFGRRVLFLQGGIQMLISQIAIGVMIGVKFGTVGTGNIGKTDANLIVALICIYVAGFAWSWGPLGWLVPSEISPLEIRSAAQAINVAVNMFFTFLVAQLFLTMLCHMKFGLFFFFAVFVLIMTIFIYLMLPETKNVPIEEMNRVWKAHWFWGRFIPDEAVGVSAAEMQQKSV; this comes from the exons ATGGCCGGAGGGTTCGTCAGTCAAACGCCGGGAGTTCGTAATTATAATTACAAACTGACACCGAAAGTGTTCGTAACATGTTTCATCGGTGCCTTTGGTGGTCTCATCTTCGGATACGATCTCGGGATCTCAG GAGGGGTAACCCAAATGGAGCCCTTCTTGGAAGAGTTTTTCCCTGACGTGCACAGGAAGATGAAGAGCGCACACCAGAACGAGTACTGTCGTTTCGATAGTCAGCTCCTCACTCTCTTCACTTCATCTCTCTATTTAGCGGCTTTGGTCTCTTCCTTGTTCGCCTCCACTATAACCAGAGTTTTCGGAAGGAAATGGTCCATGTTCCTCGGTGGTTTCACCTTCTTCGTCGGCTCTGCTTTCAATGGCTTTGCCCAAAACATTGCCATGCTTCTCATCGGTCGTATTCTACTGGGTTTCGGTGTCGGATTCGCCAACCAA TCTGTTCCGGTTTATCTCTCGGAAATGGCTCCTCCGAATCTAAGAGGAGCGTTCAACAATGGGTTTCAAGTAGCGATTATATTCGGTATCGTTGTTGCAACCATCATCAACTACTTCACTGCACAGCTGAAAGGCAACATCGGATGGAGAATCTCACTAGGGTTAGCTTGTGTCCCTGCAATGATGATCATGATCGGAGCTTTGATCCTTCCCGACACGCCGAACTCGCTCATCGAACGTGGCTTCACCGACAAGGCCAAGCAAATGCTTCAATCTATCCGAGGAACAAATGAAGTTGATGAAGAGTTTCAAGATCTCACTGATGCGAGTGAGGAGTCTAAGCAAGTGAAACACCCGTGGAAGAACATCTTGCTCCCTCGTTACAGACCACAATTGATCATAACTTGCTTCATTCCTTTCTTCCAGCAGCTTACCGGAATCAATGTCATTACATTTTATGCGCCTGTTCTGTTCCAAACCCTAGGGTTCGGTAGCAAAGCCTCGCTCTTATCGGCTATGGTTACGGGAATCATCGAGCTCTTGTGTACCTTCGTCTCTGTTTTCACTGTGGATAGGTTTGGAAGAAGAGTCTTGTTCCTCCAGGGAGGTATCCAGATGCTTATCTCTCAG ATTGCTATTGGTGTCATGATAGGAGTCAAATTTGGAACGGTTGGAACAGGGAACATAGGGAAAACAGATGCTAATCTGATCGTGGCACTGATCTGTATCTATGTAGCCGGTTTCGCCTGGTCATGGGGACCGTTGGGATGGCTGGTACCTAGTGAGATATCTCCACTAGAGATCCGATCCGCAGCTCAAGCCATAAACGTAGCGGTCAACATGTTCTTCACATTCCTTGTAGCTCAGCTCTTCCTTACAATGCTTTGTCACATGAAATTTGGACTATTCTTCTTCTTTGCGGTGTTTGTCTTAATTATGACAATATTCATCTACTTGATGTTGCCTGAGACGAAGAATGTACCAATAGAAGAGATGAACAGAGTGTGGAAAGCACACTGGTTCTGGGGAAGGTTTATACCTGATGAAGCTGTTGGTGTTAGCGCTGCTGAGATGCAACAAAAGTCTGTATGA
- the LOC106331509 gene encoding E3 ubiquitin ligase BIG BROTHER-related-like, with protein MAMEKDNNDHASNVAVTAEQATKINDADVRSPENRQTGVVSESGSGSSEKGEEGAETAVGDESGSNLVGELLPPRSSSARVPFTNLSQIDSDLALARTLQEQERAYMMLTMNSEISDYGSWETGSYVYEEDEFDDPEDEDDEYETDDDPQEDAPDVNANGDDQEDGGRNADTEEAEAGYSDDEAFARAIQEAEAREMADRLSALTGLANRVEVLEDDDHTSEDAWDEMDPDELSYEELLALGDIVGTESRGLSADTIASLPSKRYKDGENQNGTNESCVICRLDYEDDDDLILLPCKHSYHSECINNWLKINKICPVCSAEVSTSSAGQS; from the exons ATGGCCATGGAGAAGGACAACAACGACCACGCTAGCAACGTCGCCGTCACCGCAGAGCAAGCGACCAAGATCAACGACGCTGATGTACGGTCGCCGGAGAATCGTCAGACCGGCGTCGTATCGGAATCCGGAAGCGGAAGCAGCGAGAAAGGAGAGGAAGGTGCGGAGACGGCAGTGGGTGATGAGAGCGGATCGAATTTGGTTGGAGAGCTGCTACCTCCCCGATCTTCCTCCGCTAGAGTTCCGTTCACTAATCTGAGCCAAATCGATTCGGATCTTGCTCTCGCTCGCACGCTACAAGAACAG GAGCGGGCGTATATGATGCTGACGATGAACAGTGAAATCAGTGACTATGGGAGCTGGGAAACTGGAAGCTATGTCTACGAGGAGGATGAGTTTGATGACCCCGAGGACGAGGATGACGAATATGAAACAGATGATGATCCTCAGGAAGATGCGCCCGATGTGAATGCCAATGGAGACGATCAAGAAGATGGCGGCAGAAACGCTGACACCGAGGAAGCTGAAGCTGGTTATTCAGATGATGAAGCTTTTGCTAGAGCTATTCAGGAAGCTGAGGCAAGGGAAATGGCTGATAGGTTGTCTGCCTTGACTGGGTTAGCTAATC GGGTTGAAGTTCTAGAGGATGATGATCATACTTCTGAG GATGCCTGGGATGAGATGGATCCTGATGAGCTTTCATATGAG GAGTTGCTTGCGCTTGGCGACATTGTGGGAACCGAGAGTAGAGGGTTGTCTGCTGATACAATTGCATCTTTGCCTTCAAAAAGATATAAAGATGGAGAAAACCAGAACGGAACCAATGAGTC GTGTGTTATATGTCGTCTAGACTATGAGGATGACGATGACTTGATACTGCTTCCATGCAAACATTCTTACCACTCGGAGTGCATTAATAACTGGTTGAAGATAAACAAG ATTTGCCCTGTATGCAGCGCAGAAGTTTCAACCTCCTCAGCTGGACAAAGCTAA
- the LOC106342404 gene encoding uncharacterized protein LOC106342404 — MMSIVSSHHHCQPSITHERCGIGTFSKVSYSSPCFSGRLAFSHSLCLKSTCKGQTGRRRFSRICSVVDDGMNPDSSDDEEKESPDDKSKREANDMNRANLERMVGSDDSAFNGLDLATLIRQKYGRSYDVQLIKKEFMGRNLLAMNVMWKYREQRSFPLTEEEYILRLDDVANMLKCWGAVSHIRNSLAKSKERPRIGKAVSIFIDMDSTGGRANEWIYK; from the exons ATGATGAGCATTGTTTCAAGTCACCATCATTGTCAACCATCCATCACACACGAACGATGTGGTATAGGAACATTTTCGAAGGTTTCTTACTCGAGTCCGTGTTTCTCTGGAAGATTGGCTTTCTCTCATAGCCTCTGCTTGAAAAGTACTTGCAAGGGACAAACTGGTAGGAGAAGATTTTCAAGAATCTGCAGTGTTGTGGATGACGGCATGAATCCAGATAGTTCAGATGACGAGGAAAAGGAATCACCCGATGATAAATCTAAAAGG GAAGCGAATGATATGAACCGGGCTAATCTTGAAAGAATGGTTGGGTCGGATGATTCTGCGTTTAACGGCTTAGATCTTGCAACTCTCATCAGGCAGAAGTATGGAAGATCTTATGATGTTCAGCTCATCAAGAAG GAGTTCATGGGGAGGAATCTTCTTGCAATGAATGTCATGTGGAAGTATAGAGAACAG AGGTCTTTTCCTCTAACAGAAGAAGAATATATACTGAGACTTGACGATGTAGCCAACATGTTGAAATGCTGGGGAGCGGTCTCGCATATCCGTAACAGCCTAGCAAAGTCCAAAGAGCGACCCAGGATAGGGAAG GCTGTGAGCATTTTCATAGACATGGATTCAACAGGGGGACGAGCAAACGAATGGATTTACAAGTAG